Proteins encoded by one window of Martelella endophytica:
- a CDS encoding alpha-amylase family glycosyl hydrolase → MTAEKNDNWWRGGVIYQIYPRSFQDTTADGIGDLPGITKRLGYVADLGVDAIWLSPFFKSPMADMGYDVSDYCDVDPMFGTLADFEALVAEAHRLGLKVIIDQVLSHTSDQHPWFKESRQSKDNDKADWFVWADAKPDGTAPNNWMSIFGGPGWEWDGTRKQYYMHNFLASQPDLNFHCQEVQDALLETVRFWLDLGVDGFRLDTVNYYFCDAELRDNPPMDHDDNAAGLDAPDVNPYGFQQHIYDKTRPENVKFLQRFRALLDGYEARTSVGEVGDGARSLKTVADYTTGGDKLHMCYTFDFLGPNFSPAHIRDCVEDFFATVEDGWVCWAFSNHDVDRHVSRFAKTEAEREPVARLALSILATLRGSVCLYQGEELALPQAELAFEELRDPYGIRFWPSFKGRDGCRTPMPWNKGEPHAGFTTAEKPWLPVPAAHLPLAVSEEAMKPESVYNHYRATLAFRREHDALQDGDIVFHDSDNEDVLIYTRMKGETTLLFVFNFSAEPQSVPLQVAVEHVKSLDLPGMTGVLNGAHVDLGAFDGYCARI, encoded by the coding sequence ATGACCGCAGAAAAGAATGACAACTGGTGGCGTGGCGGCGTCATCTACCAGATCTATCCGCGGTCATTTCAGGACACCACAGCAGACGGCATCGGCGATCTTCCGGGCATCACCAAGAGGCTCGGCTATGTCGCCGATCTCGGTGTCGACGCCATCTGGCTGTCGCCCTTCTTCAAGTCGCCAATGGCGGACATGGGCTACGACGTTTCCGACTATTGCGATGTCGATCCGATGTTCGGCACGCTCGCCGATTTCGAGGCGCTTGTCGCGGAAGCCCACCGGCTCGGGCTGAAGGTCATCATCGACCAGGTTCTCTCCCATACCTCCGATCAGCATCCCTGGTTCAAGGAGAGCCGGCAGAGCAAGGACAATGACAAGGCCGACTGGTTCGTCTGGGCCGACGCCAAGCCGGATGGCACGGCGCCGAACAACTGGATGTCGATCTTCGGCGGGCCGGGCTGGGAGTGGGACGGCACCCGCAAGCAGTATTACATGCACAATTTCCTTGCGAGCCAGCCGGACCTGAACTTCCACTGCCAGGAAGTGCAGGACGCCCTGCTGGAAACCGTGCGTTTCTGGCTCGATCTCGGCGTCGATGGCTTCCGTCTCGATACCGTGAACTACTATTTCTGCGATGCCGAACTGCGCGACAACCCGCCGATGGATCACGACGACAATGCAGCCGGTCTCGATGCGCCGGACGTCAACCCTTACGGATTCCAGCAGCATATCTATGACAAGACGCGGCCGGAAAACGTCAAGTTCCTGCAGCGTTTTCGTGCGCTGCTTGATGGTTACGAGGCCCGCACCTCCGTCGGCGAGGTGGGCGATGGGGCACGGTCGCTGAAGACGGTGGCGGATTACACCACGGGCGGCGACAAGCTGCATATGTGCTACACCTTCGACTTCCTCGGTCCCAATTTCTCGCCGGCCCATATCCGCGATTGCGTCGAGGATTTCTTCGCCACGGTCGAGGATGGCTGGGTGTGCTGGGCGTTTTCCAACCACGATGTCGACCGTCATGTTTCGCGCTTCGCAAAGACAGAGGCGGAGCGGGAGCCGGTGGCGCGGCTGGCGCTTTCCATCCTTGCGACGCTGCGCGGCTCCGTCTGCCTCTATCAGGGCGAGGAGCTTGCCTTGCCGCAGGCCGAACTCGCCTTCGAGGAGCTGCGCGATCCCTATGGCATCCGTTTCTGGCCGTCCTTCAAGGGCCGCGACGGCTGCCGCACGCCAATGCCTTGGAACAAGGGTGAGCCGCATGCGGGCTTCACCACGGCCGAAAAGCCCTGGCTTCCCGTGCCGGCCGCGCACCTGCCGCTTGCCGTTTCCGAAGAGGCGATGAAGCCCGAAAGCGTCTACAACCACTACCGCGCCACGCTCGCCTTCCGCCGCGAGCACGACGCGTTGCAGGATGGCGATATCGTCTTCCATGACAGTGATAATGAGGATGTGCTGATCTACACCCGCATGAAGGGCGAGACGACGCTGCTGTTCGTCTTCAACTTTTCCGCGGAGCCGCAATCGGTGCCGCTGCAGGTCGCCGTCGAGCATGTGAAGTCCCTCGACCTGCCCGGCATGACCGGCGTCCTGAATGGCGCCCATGTCGATCTCGGCGCCTTTGACGGCTACTGCGCCAGGATATGA
- a CDS encoding aspartate aminotransferase family protein, producing MSDRRNVAPNDLEAFWMPFTANRQFKKAPRLFVGAKDMRYTTNDGREVLDGTAGLWCVNAGHCRPKITEAIREQAGELDYAPAFQLGHPKAFELANRLVDLAPKGMGHVFYTNSGSESVDTALKMALAYHRVRGEGGRFRLIGRERAYHGINFGGTSVGGIVTNRKMFGTLLTGVDHIPHTHLPDQNAFTRGEPEHGLHLANELERVVALHDPSTVAAVIVEPVAGSTGVLIPPKGYLKRLREICDKHGILLIFDEVITGFGRLGTPFAADYFGVTPDIMTTAKGLTNGVIPMGAVLVKDEIHDAFMNGPEHMIEFMHGYTYSGNPIASAAALATLETYQDEGLLTRAAELSDYWAEGLHSLKDCPHVIDIRNLGLIGAIELESLPGEPTKRAFNAFLKAYESGLLIRTTGDIIALSPPLIISKAEIDELFDKLRTVLMNNI from the coding sequence ATGTCCGATCGTCGCAACGTGGCGCCCAACGACCTTGAAGCGTTCTGGATGCCGTTCACGGCCAACCGTCAGTTCAAGAAGGCGCCTCGCCTTTTCGTCGGCGCGAAGGACATGCGCTACACCACGAATGATGGGCGCGAGGTGCTGGACGGCACGGCCGGGCTCTGGTGCGTCAATGCCGGCCACTGCCGCCCGAAGATCACCGAGGCGATCCGTGAACAGGCGGGTGAACTCGATTACGCCCCGGCCTTCCAGCTCGGTCATCCCAAGGCCTTCGAACTGGCCAACCGCCTCGTCGACCTCGCTCCGAAGGGCATGGGCCACGTCTTCTATACCAATTCCGGCTCTGAGTCCGTTGATACCGCGCTGAAGATGGCGCTCGCCTATCATCGCGTACGTGGCGAGGGCGGGCGTTTCCGCCTGATCGGCCGTGAGCGCGCGTATCACGGCATCAATTTCGGCGGCACCTCGGTCGGCGGCATCGTCACCAACCGCAAGATGTTCGGCACGCTTTTGACCGGTGTCGATCATATTCCGCACACCCACCTGCCGGACCAGAACGCCTTCACCAGGGGCGAGCCCGAGCACGGCCTGCACCTCGCCAACGAGCTGGAACGGGTCGTCGCCCTTCACGACCCCTCCACCGTTGCCGCCGTCATCGTCGAGCCGGTGGCCGGCTCCACCGGTGTCCTGATCCCGCCGAAAGGCTATCTGAAGCGCCTGCGCGAGATCTGCGACAAGCACGGCATCCTGCTCATCTTCGATGAAGTCATCACCGGCTTCGGCCGCCTCGGCACGCCCTTTGCCGCCGACTATTTCGGCGTTACGCCGGACATCATGACGACCGCGAAGGGGCTGACCAACGGCGTCATCCCGATGGGCGCCGTGCTGGTGAAGGACGAGATCCACGATGCCTTCATGAACGGCCCGGAACACATGATCGAATTCATGCACGGCTACACCTATTCCGGAAACCCGATCGCCTCGGCCGCTGCCCTTGCCACGCTCGAGACCTATCAGGACGAGGGCCTCCTCACCCGTGCCGCCGAACTTTCCGACTACTGGGCGGAAGGCCTGCACAGCCTGAAGGATTGCCCGCATGTCATCGACATCCGCAATCTCGGCCTGATCGGCGCCATCGAACTGGAATCCTTGCCCGGAGAGCCGACCAAGCGCGCCTTCAACGCCTTCCTGAAGGCCTATGAGAGCGGCCTGCTGATCCGCACCACCGGCGACATCATCGCCCTCTCGCCGCCGCTGATCATCTCCAAGGCCGAGATCGACGAGCTGTTCGACAAGCTCCGCACGGTGCTGATGAACAATATCTGA
- a CDS encoding ArsR/SmtB family transcription factor yields MSAKILSEKTSTAATLLSAMANPKRLEILCVLIEKEMPVGALANRVGLSQSALSQHLSKLRAQNLVETRREAQTIYYSTKAEPVRKLLQTLDDIYSDKSNWRDRLAG; encoded by the coding sequence GTGAGCGCAAAAATCCTGTCGGAAAAGACATCCACTGCTGCAACCTTGCTCTCGGCCATGGCCAATCCCAAACGGCTTGAGATCCTCTGTGTGTTAATCGAGAAAGAAATGCCGGTAGGCGCGCTCGCCAATCGCGTCGGCCTCAGCCAGTCGGCGCTCTCCCAGCATCTGTCGAAGCTGCGAGCGCAGAACCTTGTCGAGACCCGGCGCGAGGCCCAGACGATCTACTACAGCACCAAGGCCGAACCCGTCCGCAAACTACTGCAGACACTCGACGACATCTACAGCGACAAGAGCAACTGGCGCGACCGGCTCGCCGGCTGA
- the mbfA gene encoding iron exporter MbfA: MAFNLFSRARRAFTSLSEQEILALAISSEEDDARIYKAYAARLRPDYPDSAKVFDDMALVEDRHRQVLIDMHKRRFGDDIPLIRREHVRGFYDRKPDWLSKTLSLDKIRAETVSMEEQAKRFYRAAMSEVSDADTRRLLGDLAMAEEGHEETALMLGEKHTPGSVRDEEATKERRQFVLTWVQPGLAGLMDGSVSTLAPIFAAAFATQDTKQTFLIGLSAAVGAGISMGFTEAAHDDGKLSGRGSPIKRGIASGVMTALGGLGHALPYLIPHFWTATSVAIVVVFFELWAIAFIQNKYMETPFMRAAFQVVLGGGLVLAAGMLIGSG, encoded by the coding sequence ATGGCATTCAACCTGTTTTCGCGTGCGCGGCGCGCCTTCACCTCACTTTCCGAGCAGGAAATCCTTGCGCTTGCGATCTCGTCGGAAGAAGACGATGCGCGGATCTACAAGGCCTATGCGGCCCGCCTTCGCCCGGACTACCCCGACAGCGCGAAGGTCTTCGATGACATGGCGCTGGTCGAGGACCGTCACCGGCAGGTACTGATCGACATGCACAAGCGCCGCTTCGGCGACGATATTCCGCTGATCCGCCGCGAGCACGTGCGCGGTTTTTACGACCGCAAGCCGGACTGGCTTTCCAAGACGCTTTCGCTGGACAAGATCCGCGCCGAAACCGTGAGCATGGAAGAACAGGCGAAGCGCTTCTACCGCGCCGCGATGAGCGAAGTGAGCGATGCCGATACCCGCAGGCTCCTCGGCGACCTCGCCATGGCCGAGGAAGGCCATGAGGAAACCGCGCTGATGCTCGGCGAGAAACACACGCCCGGTTCGGTTCGCGACGAAGAAGCGACGAAGGAGCGGCGCCAGTTCGTGCTGACCTGGGTGCAGCCCGGCCTTGCCGGCCTGATGGATGGCTCGGTGTCGACCCTCGCCCCGATCTTTGCCGCCGCCTTCGCTACGCAGGACACCAAGCAGACCTTCCTGATCGGCCTTTCCGCCGCCGTCGGCGCCGGCATCTCGATGGGCTTCACCGAAGCGGCCCATGACGATGGCAAACTCTCCGGCCGCGGCTCGCCGATCAAGCGTGGCATTGCCTCCGGCGTCATGACCGCGCTCGGCGGCCTCGGCCACGCCCTACCCTATCTCATCCCGCATTTCTGGACGGCCACCTCGGTCGCCATCGTCGTGGTGTTCTTCGAGCTCTGGGCCATCGCCTTCATCCAGAACAAATATATGGAAACGCCGTTCATGCGCGCCGCCTTCCAGGTCGTGCTCGGCGGCGGGCTGGTGCTGGCGGCGGGCATGCTGATCGGCAGCGGCTGA
- a CDS encoding aquaporin — MKKLVAEFIGTAVLVLFGCGAAVLGGAAIGQTGIAFAFGLAIVAMAYGIGPISGCHVNPAVSFGVFIAGRMPASEMLRYWLAQFAGALVGALILAIIAGSTANLGQNGWGPGYLGEYAMPAALIFEIVFTAIFVIVILGSTASAAPIGFAGLAIGLTLVAIHLVGIQVTGVSVNPARSFGPAILAGGKALSQLWLFIVAPLAGGALGALLYRFRTLEA, encoded by the coding sequence ATGAAAAAACTCGTAGCAGAATTCATCGGCACGGCCGTGCTCGTGCTCTTCGGCTGTGGCGCGGCCGTTCTGGGCGGCGCAGCCATCGGGCAGACCGGCATCGCCTTCGCCTTCGGGCTCGCCATCGTCGCCATGGCCTATGGCATCGGGCCCATTTCCGGCTGCCACGTCAATCCAGCGGTCAGCTTCGGCGTCTTCATCGCCGGCCGCATGCCGGCATCGGAGATGCTGCGCTACTGGCTGGCGCAATTTGCCGGGGCGCTGGTCGGCGCACTCATCCTCGCCATCATCGCCGGCTCGACCGCCAATCTCGGCCAGAACGGCTGGGGACCGGGCTATCTCGGCGAATATGCAATGCCGGCTGCACTCATCTTCGAGATCGTGTTCACCGCCATCTTCGTGATCGTCATCCTCGGCTCGACCGCGAGCGCGGCCCCCATCGGATTTGCCGGGCTTGCCATCGGCCTCACGCTCGTTGCGATCCACCTGGTTGGCATTCAGGTCACCGGCGTCTCGGTCAACCCGGCACGCAGTTTCGGCCCTGCCATCCTTGCCGGCGGCAAGGCGCTTTCACAGCTCTGGCTCTTCATCGTCGCGCCGCTCGCCGGCGGCGCGCTCGGTGCCTTGCTCTACCGCTTCAGGACGCTTGAAGCCTGA
- a CDS encoding HugZ family protein — MPRKSDVLRETDANAIRLGRALIREAQYAALAVIEPETGFPFVSRALLATDIDGVPAIAISKLATHFGAIMADDRVSLLTGVPGKGDPLAHPRMTTLCRAVRVEKGSEDHARLRARFLRRHPKAALYIDFPDFFLFRLRPISASLNGGFGRAYALDASDLVSEDALSTYVGFDAEAAISSANSLLADANTTKHNCIDADPEGVDLKNGSEYVRLDLNSTAIDAHNFVALLASSLEKIP, encoded by the coding sequence ATGCCCCGGAAAAGCGATGTTCTTCGGGAAACAGACGCCAATGCCATCCGGCTCGGCCGCGCCCTGATCCGCGAGGCCCAATACGCAGCGCTCGCCGTCATCGAGCCCGAGACCGGCTTCCCCTTCGTCAGCCGGGCTCTGCTGGCGACCGACATCGACGGCGTTCCGGCGATCGCGATCTCCAAACTTGCGACTCATTTCGGCGCGATCATGGCGGACGATCGGGTTTCGCTCTTGACCGGCGTGCCCGGAAAGGGCGATCCGCTCGCCCATCCGCGCATGACGACCCTGTGCCGGGCGGTGCGCGTCGAAAAGGGCAGCGAAGACCACGCACGTCTGCGGGCCCGCTTCCTGCGCCGCCACCCCAAGGCGGCACTTTACATTGATTTCCCCGACTTTTTCCTGTTCCGGTTGCGACCGATTTCGGCAAGCCTCAATGGTGGTTTCGGCCGCGCCTATGCGCTCGATGCGAGCGATTTGGTTAGTGAAGACGCACTTTCGACCTATGTGGGCTTCGACGCCGAGGCGGCGATCAGTTCAGCAAATTCTTTACTAGCAGACGCTAACACAACCAAACACAACTGCATCGACGCCGACCCCGAAGGGGTGGATCTGAAAAACGGCTCTGAATACGTGCGTTTAGACTTAAATTCTACCGCGATCGATGCTCACAACTTTGTTGCTCTTTTGGCGAGTAGTCTTGAAAAGATACCCTAA
- a CDS encoding glycosyltransferase family 4 protein, with the protein MPDDGAPKRLTLISDAWHPQVNGVVRSIENTNHELAKLGVEVSMVTPDLFRSMPMPTYPEIRLALATYGQVARKIEATRPEYIHIATEGPLGFRARKWCRKHGMRYTTSYHTRFPEYVSARLPVPIDLLYGIVRRFHNAGNGCMVATDSLARELEARGIKNLMRWSRGIDATLFHPRPQSEHPFGGLPRPIFLTVSRVAVEKNLPALLALDLPGSIVVVGDGPARAELEETYPGVHFAGMLQGEALAEAYAEADVFVFTSKTDTFGNTTIEALASGVPVAAFPVTGPADILGGHEDAGALDDDLGKACLKALSCSREAARALALTYTWEAAARQFYDNMLQAHDA; encoded by the coding sequence ATGCCTGACGACGGCGCACCGAAGCGGTTAACCCTTATTTCCGATGCCTGGCACCCCCAGGTCAACGGTGTCGTTCGCTCGATCGAGAACACCAATCATGAACTCGCCAAGCTCGGCGTGGAGGTGTCGATGGTGACGCCGGACCTGTTCCGCTCCATGCCCATGCCGACCTATCCTGAAATCCGGCTGGCGCTTGCGACCTATGGCCAGGTTGCCCGCAAGATCGAGGCGACGCGGCCCGAATATATCCACATCGCCACCGAAGGACCGCTCGGCTTCCGGGCCCGCAAATGGTGCCGCAAGCACGGCATGCGCTACACCACCAGCTACCACACGCGCTTTCCCGAATACGTCTCGGCGCGCCTGCCCGTTCCGATCGACCTGCTCTATGGCATCGTCCGCCGCTTTCACAATGCCGGCAATGGCTGCATGGTGGCGACCGACAGCCTTGCCCGCGAGCTCGAGGCGCGCGGCATCAAGAACCTGATGCGCTGGAGCCGCGGCATCGATGCGACACTGTTTCATCCGCGACCGCAAAGCGAACACCCCTTCGGCGGCCTGCCGCGCCCAATTTTCCTGACGGTTTCCCGCGTGGCGGTGGAGAAGAACCTGCCGGCGCTTCTGGCGCTCGACCTGCCCGGAAGCATCGTCGTCGTCGGCGACGGACCGGCGCGAGCGGAGCTTGAGGAAACATACCCCGGCGTTCATTTCGCCGGCATGCTGCAGGGCGAGGCGCTGGCCGAAGCCTATGCCGAGGCGGACGTGTTCGTCTTCACATCCAAGACCGACACCTTCGGCAACACCACGATCGAGGCACTGGCAAGCGGCGTTCCCGTCGCCGCCTTCCCCGTCACCGGCCCCGCCGATATCCTCGGCGGCCATGAGGATGCCGGCGCACTGGACGACGATCTCGGCAAGGCCTGCCTGAAGGCGCTTTCCTGCTCCCGCGAGGCAGCGCGCGCACTTGCCCTCACCTATACCTGGGAAGCCGCCGCCCGCCAGTTCTACGACAACATGCTTCAGGCCCACGACGCCTGA
- a CDS encoding aldose 1-epimerase family protein, with product MTETITIANDELTVSVSAVGAETRSLTTADGREWMWNGDPEFWTGRAPILFPIVGKAPDDELTIAGKAYPMKQHGFARRATFTLAEKTRTACRFELNASDETRAVYPFDFLLSVTHALDGSKLTVSVTVENQGGTPMPFGFGFHPAFLWPMPGMDAGHVHHVTLENGAEPAMIRLRDGLLDLTPLPSPFEDGVLPLKHSDFAADAMVFPEGAGDRLTFSAEDGPALHFAFENLPNLALWTKVGAPYVCIEPWHGMAAAHGKGPALEDRPYTQTLAPGKSARFSWSVEVDG from the coding sequence ATGACCGAAACCATCACCATCGCCAATGACGAACTCACCGTCTCGGTTTCTGCCGTCGGCGCGGAAACCCGGTCGTTGACGACTGCGGACGGTCGCGAATGGATGTGGAACGGCGATCCGGAATTCTGGACAGGCCGTGCGCCGATCCTGTTTCCGATTGTCGGCAAGGCACCTGATGACGAACTGACCATCGCCGGCAAAGCCTATCCGATGAAGCAGCACGGCTTTGCCCGGCGGGCGACGTTCACGCTTGCCGAAAAGACGCGCACGGCATGCCGGTTCGAGCTCAACGCCTCCGACGAGACACGCGCCGTCTATCCCTTCGATTTCCTGCTTTCCGTCACCCATGCGCTCGACGGGTCGAAGCTCACGGTTTCGGTCACTGTGGAAAACCAGGGCGGAACGCCGATGCCGTTCGGTTTCGGCTTCCACCCCGCTTTCCTGTGGCCGATGCCGGGCATGGATGCGGGCCATGTGCACCATGTCACGCTTGAAAACGGTGCCGAGCCCGCAATGATCCGCCTCCGCGATGGCCTGCTCGATCTGACGCCGCTCCCCTCGCCCTTCGAAGATGGCGTCCTGCCGCTGAAGCATTCGGATTTCGCGGCGGATGCCATGGTGTTTCCCGAAGGCGCCGGCGACCGGCTGACCTTCAGCGCCGAGGACGGCCCGGCGCTTCACTTCGCCTTCGAGAACCTGCCGAACCTGGCGCTCTGGACCAAGGTCGGCGCGCCCTATGTCTGCATCGAACCCTGGCACGGCATGGCCGCCGCCCATGGCAAAGGCCCGGCGCTGGAAGACCGGCCCTATACGCAGACGCTTGCGCCAGGCAAGAGCGCACGCTTCTCCTGGTCGGTCGAAGTCGACGGCTGA
- the choV gene encoding choline ABC transporter ATP-binding protein, with protein sequence MPAAVELNNIDIVFGRKPQKALPLLDTGLGREEIIRRTDNIVGVSGASLTISKGEIVVLMGLSGSGKSTLLRAVNGLAPVTRGSVLVHTETGPVDPYRARARALRRLRANTVSMVFQQFALLPWRTVAENVGFGLELSGIKGRERRDRVEEQLALVNLADWADQPLAALSGGMQQRVGLARAFATGAPILLMDEPFSALDPLIRMHLQDELLALQERLKKTILFVSHDLDEAFKLGNRIAIMEGGRIVQTGTPRDIARRPANDYVFDFVSNINPLNYMTAQDIMLPVTSRAQLETSVAATARPATPMAEVLRALAQNPGTIGVIDKGRVIGTISAREAAAGLARRGNATH encoded by the coding sequence ATGCCTGCAGCCGTAGAGCTGAATAACATCGACATCGTTTTCGGCAGGAAGCCGCAAAAGGCGCTGCCGCTCCTTGATACCGGCCTCGGCAGGGAGGAGATCATTCGCCGCACGGACAATATCGTCGGCGTTTCCGGCGCCTCGCTGACTATCAGCAAAGGCGAGATCGTCGTGCTGATGGGCCTCTCCGGCTCCGGCAAGTCGACACTGCTGCGCGCCGTCAACGGTCTGGCGCCGGTGACCCGCGGCAGCGTGCTGGTGCACACTGAAACAGGTCCGGTGGATCCCTACAGGGCCCGTGCGCGCGCCCTGCGCAGGCTGCGCGCCAACACCGTGTCGATGGTGTTCCAGCAATTCGCCCTTCTGCCCTGGCGCACGGTGGCCGAGAATGTCGGCTTCGGCCTCGAACTCTCGGGCATCAAGGGCAGGGAGCGGCGTGATCGGGTGGAAGAGCAGCTTGCCCTCGTCAATCTTGCGGACTGGGCGGATCAGCCGCTCGCAGCACTTTCCGGCGGCATGCAGCAGCGCGTCGGACTGGCGCGCGCCTTTGCCACCGGCGCCCCGATCCTGCTGATGGACGAGCCCTTTTCCGCCCTCGACCCGCTGATCAGAATGCATCTTCAGGACGAGCTTCTGGCGCTGCAGGAACGGCTGAAGAAGACCATCCTCTTCGTCAGCCACGATCTCGATGAGGCCTTCAAGCTCGGAAACCGCATCGCCATCATGGAGGGCGGGCGCATCGTGCAGACCGGTACGCCCCGCGACATCGCCCGCCGGCCGGCAAACGACTACGTGTTCGATTTCGTCAGCAACATCAATCCGCTGAACTACATGACGGCGCAGGACATCATGCTGCCGGTGACGAGCCGCGCCCAGCTAGAGACATCGGTCGCAGCGACGGCCCGGCCGGCAACGCCGATGGCGGAGGTGCTGCGGGCATTGGCCCAGAACCCCGGCACCATCGGCGTTATTGACAAGGGCCGCGTGATCGGCACGATTTCCGCTCGCGAGGCCGCCGCGGGTCTCGCCCGGCGCGGCAATGCGACGCACTGA